In Taeniopygia guttata chromosome 34, bTaeGut7.mat, whole genome shotgun sequence, a genomic segment contains:
- the LOC140681331 gene encoding uncharacterized protein isoform X1, translated as MPSPPKKSRKTFPKWTSGNASRKYPSDRNSPAKPLLRVAEASLPRDASSSSIKDRRVLGSVAGSPCSLAAPPHPASAFTPPSTFITMAMPGPGTSQSEEDRAGPAARDYVALPMKRKPDGILSPCQQQICLNRVEKMEQLERMVLDLQQDVLSLKKKVQRLESLSFQEEPHQQLCEVVELFNGYTKEQLKETIRFDQKISTAYKTLLYKLFTSDYIESHSITGRRGNTFREAKPMMDERCIKIIRVLLKQKFGDHLSDTVITEKIQNVQKALRQKFKTECL; from the exons ATGCCatccccaccaaaaaaatccaggaaaacctTTCCAAAATGGACCTCAGGGAATGCATCCAGGAAATACCCCAGTGACAGGAACTCTCCTGCAAAGCCACTGCTGAGGGTGGCTGAGGCCAGCCTGCCCCgtgatgccagcagctcctccatcaAGGACAGGCGTGTCCTGGGAAGCGTGGCAGGGAGTCCCTGCTCACTGGCAGCTCCCCCCCACCCAGCCAGTGCCTTCACACCTCCATCCACCTTCATCACCATGGCCATGCCAGGGCCAGGGACTTCCCAGAGTGAAGAGGACAGGGCTGGCCCAGCTGCCAGAG ATTATGTTGCCCTTCCAATGAAGAGGAAGCCAGATGGCATCTTGTCCCCGTGCCAACAGCAGATCTGTCTGAACAG GGTGGAGAagatggagcagctggaaaggaTGGTGTTGGACCTCCAACAGGACGTCCTCTCTCTGAAGAAGAAGGTGCAGAGGCTGGAATCCCTGTCCTTCCAGGAGGAGCCCCACCAACAGCTGTGTGAGGTGGTGGAGCTCTTCAACGGCTACACCAAGGAGCAGCTCAAAGAGACCATCAGGTTTGACCAGAAAATCAGCACAGCCTACAAGACTCTGCTCTACAAACTCTTCACCTCTGACTACATCGAGAGCCACTCCATCACAGGGCGCAGGGGCAACACCTTCCGGGAGGCCAAGCCCATGATGGACGAACGCTGCATCAAAATCATCCGggtgctgctgaagcagaagTTTGGGGATCACCTCAGTGACACCGTGATCACAGAGAAGATCCAGAACGTGCAGAAAGCCCTGAGGCAGAAGTTTAAGACAGAATGTCTCTGA
- the LOC140681331 gene encoding uncharacterized protein isoform X2 — protein sequence MDGFERAHKNVSPGEMERVEKMEQLERMVLDLQQDVLSLKKKVQRLESLSFQEEPHQQLCEVVELFNGYTKEQLKETIRFDQKISTAYKTLLYKLFTSDYIESHSITGRRGNTFREAKPMMDERCIKIIRVLLKQKFGDHLSDTVITEKIQNVQKALRQKFKTECL from the exons ATGGATGGCTTTGAAAGGGCTCACAAAAATGTCAGTCCTGGTGAGATGGAAAG GGTGGAGAagatggagcagctggaaaggaTGGTGTTGGACCTCCAACAGGACGTCCTCTCTCTGAAGAAGAAGGTGCAGAGGCTGGAATCCCTGTCCTTCCAGGAGGAGCCCCACCAACAGCTGTGTGAGGTGGTGGAGCTCTTCAACGGCTACACCAAGGAGCAGCTCAAAGAGACCATCAGGTTTGACCAGAAAATCAGCACAGCCTACAAGACTCTGCTCTACAAACTCTTCACCTCTGACTACATCGAGAGCCACTCCATCACAGGGCGCAGGGGCAACACCTTCCGGGAGGCCAAGCCCATGATGGACGAACGCTGCATCAAAATCATCCGggtgctgctgaagcagaagTTTGGGGATCACCTCAGTGACACCGTGATCACAGAGAAGATCCAGAACGTGCAGAAAGCCCTGAGGCAGAAGTTTAAGACAGAATGTCTCTGA